Below is a window of Musa acuminata AAA Group cultivar baxijiao unplaced genomic scaffold, Cavendish_Baxijiao_AAA HiC_scaffold_1139, whole genome shotgun sequence DNA.
CAGATATTCGTGCTCGGTCTCCTCGGGTTAGTACTACCCATCACCTCTCTGACCATCATTTTGCCATGGAAGATTTCGTCCCGTTGATGGCTGAGAAGTGGTTTGCAGGCCGGTGATCGACCAGAACTTCTACTACGTCGGGCTCACGCTCACCTCGCCGACCTTCTCCTGCGCCTTGAGCAACATGCTGCCTGCGATGACCTTCGTGCTCGCCGTCATCTGCAGGTAGATCATCGGGTCGAACCGACTCCGTCTTCCCGCAATCGCGTTGAGTTAATGCCAGGTTGATATGATACCCCGGTCATGGTAGGATGGAGAAGTTGCACATGAGGAAGGTGAGATGCCAGGCCAAGGTGGCGGGGACTCTTGTGACGGTAGCTGGAGCGATGCTGATGACGCTGTACAAGGGACCGATCATGGAGATGGGATGGGCAAAGCATGCAGATCCACACCAAGGCAACGTGCCGGCCGCCGCGGCCGATGGCACCGACAAGGACTGGCTCAAAGGCTGCGTCTTCGTCATCATCGCCACTCTGGCTTGGGCTTCTCTCTTCATCCTTCAGGTAGAAGTTCGAGCAATATGTTTGGCACAGGATTTGGTCGACCAATTCGTGTTATGGGTCTCGTGCTCAACAGGCAGCAACCATGAAGAAATACGATGCTCCCCTCTCCCTCACCTCGCTTATATGCTTCATGGGCACTCTGCAAGCCATTGCTGTGACCTTGATCATGGAGCACAAGCCTTCCGTTTGGAGGATAGGCTTCGACATGAACCTTCTTGCTGCTGCTTATGCCGttagtctctttctctctctctctctctctctctaattctcTCTCTTTCTAGCTTGTGAGTTGCTGAAGAGATTTCCTATTGGATTTGATTGTGCAGGGGATCGTGACATCAAGCATTGCCTACTACGTCCAGAGTTTGGTGATGCAGGACAGAGGGCCGGTGTTTGCCTCTGCCTTCAGCCCTCTAATGATGATAATTGTAGCAATAATGGGCTCCTTCATCCTCGCTGAGAATATCTATTTGGGAGGGTAAGATTACTGTATCCGCGAGTAGGAATCCATGATGGCCACCAAGTTACTTAGAAGCTCTCCACCGTGTTGTCTTCTGCTTGCAGAGTGGTCGGAGCAGTCCTCATAGTTGTCGGCCTCTACTCTGTTCTTTGGGGCAAGCACAAGGACAACAAGGAGAAGAAGCCGGAAGCCATGGATATACCACTAGCAGTGAAGGGGACAATGAAGCTGGATGAAGATGAGCTGGAGACGAGTAAAGCCAACAACTCGGTAGCAGAGAACTCCGTGAAGACCAACAAGGAGGAGCCATAGGCTGTTAGCTGCTAGTACTTGGAAGGAGGACTCATGtaacagagagaaagagagagagagagagagagagggcattaTGTAGTTGtcacctcctcttcctttttccttccccctcgtctttttttcttttggtgaTGTAGTTGTCACCTCATGCAAGCTATGTATTGCAAGTTGGAAGGAATGCCAATGAAGAGATTTTAACCTTATTCAAAAAATTATGTCT
It encodes the following:
- the LOC135671357 gene encoding WAT1-related protein At5g07050-like, which produces MDRRSNLFRSCKPYLAMISLQFGYAGMNIISKVSLNHGMSHYVLVVYRHAFATLSIAPFALIFERNVRPKITFPIFLQIFVLGLLGPVIDQNFYYVGLTLTSPTFSCALSNMLPAMTFVLAVICRMEKLHMRKVRCQAKVAGTLVTVAGAMLMTLYKGPIMEMGWAKHADPHQGNVPAAAADGTDKDWLKGCVFVIIATLAWASLFILQAATMKKYDAPLSLTSLICFMGTLQAIAVTLIMEHKPSVWRIGFDMNLLAAAYAGIVTSSIAYYVQSLVMQDRGPVFASAFSPLMMIIVAIMGSFILAENIYLGGVVGAVLIVVGLYSVLWGKHKDNKEKKPEAMDIPLAVKGTMKLDEDELETSKANNSVAENSVKTNKEEP